In Candidatus Niyogibacteria bacterium, a single genomic region encodes these proteins:
- a CDS encoding peptidoglycan-binding protein: MRKWRIKIKLNRILFLLGLFLFLPFFTFADHNDAHTIEQLQTQIQALQAQLQKITGEIDSQTPAVSPACPALSYDLYLGLRDYETGGQISALQKFMAQDPSIYPEGFVTGYYGPLTEQAVKRFQSRYGLLSDSRPDGSAIVGQITRAKINEVCLARNLAVSSTVPDSDSNIFPGISSSSFVSNAIKRPDVYDYGPSIINDGGVYRMYWCSARVGGGDSVWYAQSSDGINWSNLRIVLNPTLNSEETDFESNGHICDPSVIKFNGSYYLYYTAASLSGVNNEIFLARSSDGINWTKYPSNSAPQAVIKNTTRSGKYGIGQSAVFFLNGKFYHYFTDIDRGGEMLAFSTDGINWTIQNNNQPVFLTTNFVPVYLKDYKIFFAAYAHNELNHNDLYYSFSKDGITWDPKTFSDSRKITISGNRGSTHNIGILTDIAGNVSGSSILVYYGAGDAEIVPIGGSFSNAGSWDIDISRINFSPPPSPSSPGSIQGFKLKMPGNQSAMPPGGETVRLDNSSPLTANPYFFTATLFVIPPRQTAERPTIRTAITARRRFPEAASQLLFLPEDMRIFGGIICRRPMFIRPLSISRLFPPALPKETFPLFPGVLKTQ, encoded by the coding sequence ATGAGGAAATGGAGGATAAAAATAAAATTAAATCGGATTTTATTTTTATTAGGATTATTTTTATTTCTTCCGTTTTTTACGTTCGCGGATCATAATGACGCGCACACCATTGAACAGCTTCAAACGCAAATTCAGGCGCTTCAAGCCCAGCTTCAAAAAATTACAGGAGAAATTGATTCGCAAACGCCCGCTGTCTCGCCAGCTTGTCCCGCTTTATCTTATGATCTTTATCTTGGACTCCGCGATTACGAAACTGGAGGGCAAATCAGCGCACTTCAAAAATTTATGGCGCAAGACCCCTCTATTTATCCGGAAGGTTTTGTCACAGGTTATTACGGCCCCCTGACGGAACAAGCCGTAAAACGTTTTCAATCCCGTTACGGCCTTTTGTCCGATTCCCGGCCTGATGGTTCGGCAATAGTCGGCCAAATCACCAGAGCCAAAATAAATGAAGTATGCCTGGCGAGAAATCTGGCTGTCTCTTCAACGGTTCCTGATTCTGATTCTAATATTTTTCCCGGCATCTCTTCTTCTTCTTTTGTAAGCAACGCCATAAAAAGGCCGGATGTCTATGATTACGGCCCTTCAATTATAAATGACGGCGGCGTTTATCGGATGTACTGGTGTTCGGCGCGGGTCGGCGGCGGAGATTCTGTCTGGTACGCGCAATCTTCTGACGGCATTAACTGGTCAAATTTACGGATCGTGCTTAATCCCACCTTAAATTCAGAAGAAACCGATTTTGAATCAAACGGCCATATCTGCGATCCGTCAGTTATTAAATTTAACGGCAGTTATTATCTTTATTATACCGCTGCCTCTCTTTCCGGGGTAAATAATGAGATATTTCTCGCCCGTTCTTCCGATGGAATAAATTGGACAAAATATCCTTCAAATTCCGCTCCGCAAGCGGTTATCAAAAATACGACTCGATCCGGAAAATACGGCATCGGCCAATCCGCGGTTTTTTTCTTAAACGGAAAATTTTATCATTATTTTACGGATATTGATCGAGGAGGAGAAATGCTGGCTTTTTCAACCGACGGCATTAACTGGACAATTCAAAATAATAACCAGCCGGTTTTTTTAACGACAAATTTCGTCCCCGTTTATCTTAAAGATTACAAAATTTTCTTCGCGGCCTATGCTCACAACGAACTTAATCATAACGACCTCTATTATTCATTTTCAAAAGACGGCATAACTTGGGATCCTAAAACTTTTTCCGATTCTCGGAAGATTACCATCAGCGGCAATCGGGGCTCTACCCATAATATCGGCATTCTAACGGATATTGCTGGAAACGTTTCCGGCTCGTCAATTTTAGTTTATTACGGCGCGGGCGACGCGGAAATAGTTCCAATCGGCGGCAGTTTCAGCAACGCCGGCAGTTGGGATATAGATATCAGCAGAATTAATTTTTCACCGCCTCCTTCGCCTTCTTCCCCCGGCTCCATCCAGGGCTTTAAATTAAAAATGCCGGGGAATCAGAGCGCGATGCCTCCCGGCGGAGAAACTGTCCGCCTTGACAATAGTTCTCCTCTGACCGCCAATCCTTACTTTTTCACCGCTACACTCTTTGTTATTCCACCCAGACAAACTGCGGAGCGGCCAACGATCCGAACGGCTATCACAGCGCGGCGCCGATTCCCGGAAGCAGCGTCTCAATTGTTGTTCCTGCCGGAGGATATGCGGATCTTTGGTGGCATTATTTGCCGTCGGCCAATGTTTATCCGCCCACTCTCAATTTCACGGCTTTTCCCGCCAGCATTACCAAAGGAAACTTTTCCACTCTTTCCTGGAGTTCTCAAAACGCAATAG
- a CDS encoding C40 family peptidase: MTKQEKIQKLIKAANDLIGTPYEYGAYLEKLSAKKPKAVDCSSFIRHIFSRIGIELPRSSILQAARGKEIKNPVDLLAGDLLFFEGVKGHYSHRLFRGRKIYIGHAAFYAGNNEIIHARESKKSVTKQKLSSLVKKKHFDIKLIKRIIS, from the coding sequence ATGACTAAGCAAGAAAAAATTCAAAAATTAATCAAAGCGGCCAACGATTTAATCGGTACGCCTTACGAATACGGCGCTTATTTAGAAAAATTATCCGCAAAAAAACCGAAAGCGGTTGATTGCTCTTCTTTTATCCGGCATATTTTTTCGCGGATAGGAATTGAATTACCCCGCAGTTCCATTCTTCAGGCCGCCCGGGGAAAAGAAATTAAAAATCCCGTTGATCTTCTAGCCGGCGATCTTTTATTTTTTGAAGGCGTGAAAGGGCATTATTCCCATAGATTATTCCGTGGCCGGAAAATTTATATCGGCCACGCGGCGTTTTACGCCGGAAACAATGAAATAATCCACGCGCGAGAGAGCAAAAAAAGCGTGACTAAACAAAAACTTTCTTCCCTTGTCAAAAAGAAGCATTTTGACATAAAATTAATAAAGAGGATTATCAGCTAA
- a CDS encoding ComF family protein, whose amino-acid sequence MFKLSTPWNAFLDLIFPKKCFSCGQNGEFLCGHCLNSLNLPEIRCFACQKGDGAGFCSQCASFFNLENLSVFWATDYKNLAIKKMIKTFKYRRAGVLTETLGEILSQRAKKFLIQNTSGASLSLIIPVPLSPKRHRERGFNQAALIGQYLGQKNNLAFDPAVLLKIKNTSPQVKTAGRDERLKNLKESFVVSDSQKILGKTVILIDDVLTTGATIMECARILQKAGAEKIIALVVAH is encoded by the coding sequence ATGTTTAAATTATCCACACCCTGGAACGCGTTTCTTGATCTTATTTTCCCTAAAAAATGCTTTAGTTGCGGCCAAAACGGAGAATTTTTATGTGGTCATTGCCTTAATTCGTTGAATCTTCCCGAAATCCGTTGTTTTGCCTGCCAAAAAGGCGATGGCGCCGGATTTTGCAGCCAATGCGCTTCTTTTTTCAACCTGGAAAATCTCTCCGTTTTTTGGGCAACTGATTATAAAAATCTTGCGATTAAAAAAATGATAAAAACTTTTAAATACCGGCGAGCCGGTGTTCTGACGGAAACATTAGGCGAGATTTTAAGCCAAAGAGCAAAAAAATTCTTGATCCAAAACACCTCCGGCGCTTCCTTGTCCTTGATAATTCCCGTTCCCTTATCTCCTAAAAGACATCGGGAACGCGGTTTTAACCAAGCCGCTCTTATAGGACAATATCTCGGCCAAAAAAACAATCTGGCTTTTGATCCGGCTGTCCTTTTGAAAATAAAAAATACTTCTCCTCAAGTTAAAACCGCGGGACGCGATGAACGGCTTAAAAATTTAAAAGAATCTTTCGTTGTTTCTGATTCTCAAAAAATTTTAGGCAAAACCGTAATCCTAATTGATGATGTTTTAACGACCGGCGCCACGATTATGGAATGCGCCCGCATTCTCCAAAAAGCCGGCGCGGAAAAAATAATCGCGCTCGTTGTGGCGCATTAA
- the pilM gene encoding type IV pilus assembly protein PilM: MAENSFFKNFLSRFYSDLWQKKGESILGVDFGFSSLKIVQLRKEKERAVLETYGELSVSHYADIGVGQAAILSEDKKTEMLKDLFKESGAKAEKVVSSISLKNSFVITIELPKMADRDLAQAIPYEARRYIPVPITEVEMDWWVLPEEYNAEEKRPDEKLKKEMIRALLVVIHKDILTRQRSFFTNANLKSIAFEVEIFSMVRSSLGRELTPILLIDLGASSTKMAIVDYGIVRVAHSLDKGGQDISEVLSRSLNIDFSRAEKIKRETGLSDQPEHREIKEVISPILDYIFSEAASFSLNYRVKYGRSVSRVALTGGGALMKGIKDFSINKFGLEVSLADPFAKLEYPAFLEPALKEIGPNFATAIGLALRGLN, from the coding sequence ATGGCAGAAAATTCTTTTTTCAAAAATTTTTTATCGCGATTTTATTCTGATCTTTGGCAAAAAAAAGGCGAAAGCATTCTTGGCGTTGATTTCGGTTTTTCTTCTTTAAAAATCGTCCAGCTGCGCAAAGAAAAAGAGCGGGCGGTTTTGGAGACATACGGCGAGCTTTCCGTTAGCCATTATGCCGATATTGGCGTGGGGCAAGCGGCAATTCTCTCTGAAGATAAAAAAACGGAAATGCTGAAAGATCTTTTTAAAGAATCGGGAGCCAAGGCGGAAAAAGTGGTTAGTTCTATTTCCCTTAAAAATAGTTTTGTGATAACGATTGAACTGCCGAAAATGGCAGATCGCGATCTAGCTCAAGCGATTCCTTACGAGGCGCGGCGTTATATTCCGGTGCCGATTACGGAAGTGGAGATGGATTGGTGGGTATTGCCGGAAGAATATAACGCCGAAGAAAAAAGGCCGGATGAAAAATTAAAAAAGGAGATGATTCGGGCGCTTTTAGTCGTCATTCATAAAGATATTTTGACGCGCCAGCGGTCATTTTTTACAAACGCCAATTTAAAATCAATCGCTTTTGAAGTGGAGATATTTAGTATGGTCAGGTCTTCTCTTGGCCGAGAATTAACGCCGATTCTTTTGATTGATTTAGGGGCTTCTTCCACCAAAATGGCGATTGTTGATTACGGCATTGTCAGAGTGGCCCATAGTTTGGATAAAGGCGGCCAAGACATCAGCGAAGTGCTTTCCCGTTCGTTGAACATTGATTTTTCCCGCGCGGAAAAGATAAAAAGAGAAACGGGTTTGTCTGATCAGCCCGAGCACCGCGAGATAAAAGAAGTAATCAGTCCGATTTTGGATTATATTTTTTCAGAGGCGGCCAGTTTTTCTTTAAATTATCGCGTAAAGTACGGCCGTTCTGTCAGCCGTGTGGCGTTGACCGGAGGCGGCGCGCTAATGAAGGGAATAAAGGATTTTTCAATAAATAAATTTGGTTTGGAAGTCAGTTTAGCCGATCCTTTCGCTAAATTGGAGTATCCGGCTTTTTTGGAGCCGGCGCTTAAAGAAATCGGGCCGAATTTTGCGACTGCCATTGGTTTAGCCTTAAGAGGACTGAATTAA
- the pilO gene encoding type 4a pilus biogenesis protein PilO — translation MKQIIIAIIFIGAAGGIFFGWSVPITENIKNLSKDIKDLEGVLSRFYDLRKFKNELMGVYNSISARDYNRILEIVPLAAGEGNLVVEFGNLAKENNLLLKKIDVKYAVESEKKAVVIKEKLPYETASISLSLDGSYNSLKSFLSKLENSLRIIDIKTLSFNAGANDSYEFNISAQAYFQARE, via the coding sequence ATGAAACAAATAATTATCGCCATTATTTTTATCGGAGCGGCCGGAGGAATTTTTTTCGGCTGGAGCGTGCCGATTACCGAAAATATCAAAAATTTATCAAAAGATATTAAAGATTTAGAAGGTGTTTTAAGCCGTTTTTACGATTTAAGAAAATTCAAAAATGAATTGATGGGAGTCTATAATTCAATCAGCGCCCGGGATTATAATCGTATTCTTGAAATTGTTCCTTTAGCCGCCGGCGAAGGGAATTTAGTGGTGGAATTTGGAAATTTAGCGAAGGAAAATAATCTTCTTCTTAAAAAAATTGACGTGAAATACGCCGTTGAAAGCGAAAAAAAGGCGGTGGTCATAAAAGAAAAATTGCCTTATGAAACCGCGTCTATTTCTTTATCGCTGGACGGCTCTTATAATTCTTTAAAATCTTTTCTTTCCAAATTGGAAAATTCTTTGCGGATTATTGACATAAAAACGCTGTCTTTTAACGCCGGAGCAAATGATTCTTATGAGTTTAATATTTCGGCCCAAGCCTATTTTCAAGCGAGGGAATAA
- a CDS encoding type II/IV secretion system protein, giving the protein MDIRFADLLVEKNIISGEELNKIKQEAASRSVPLEDILLEKKIPEIEILKSKSEILGAPIISLKKGKIPFDVLKLVPEESAKHYRFIPFAVSEGVLEVGMVDPNDIIAREALNFISAKINMPYKIFLISKSDFTAVFEDYKSLGGEVTQALGELESMLIEAEKSMPKEAEKVLEFVEETPVIKVVAVMLRHAAEGNASDIHIEPQRDHLRIRFRVDGILHTSLVLPLKVHEAIVSRIKILTNMQLDEKRKPQDGRFSASIEKRQIDFRVSTFPTFFGEKVVIRILDVEKGIKTLEEAGFSGNNLAEIKKALDRPYGLILITGPTGSGKTTTLYAMLQILNEEGSNVVSLEDPVEYNVEGVNQSQVKPEISYNFANGLRSILRQDPDVIMVGEIRDKETAQLAIHAALTGHLVLSTLHTNSATGVIPRLIDMGVDSYLIAPTLVLAMAQRLSRTLCPESRKEIPAAGKIKEILEKEMAEIPLEIKKSIKIPSKIYQAMPSASCPKGTKGRIAISEVIAMTPALEKAILSDPTEPNIMKAARQQGMIKMREDGILKVLEGKIGLEELTEII; this is encoded by the coding sequence ATGGATATTCGATTTGCTGACCTTCTCGTGGAGAAAAATATAATCTCCGGAGAAGAATTAAATAAAATAAAACAAGAAGCGGCTTCCCGAAGCGTTCCTTTAGAGGATATTCTTTTGGAAAAAAAAATACCGGAGATTGAAATTTTAAAATCTAAAAGCGAAATTTTGGGAGCGCCGATCATATCTTTAAAAAAAGGTAAAATTCCTTTTGATGTTTTAAAATTAGTGCCGGAAGAATCCGCCAAACATTATCGGTTTATTCCTTTTGCCGTCAGCGAAGGCGTTTTAGAAGTGGGAATGGTGGATCCGAATGACATCATCGCCCGGGAAGCTTTGAATTTTATTTCCGCCAAGATTAATATGCCGTATAAGATTTTTTTAATCAGCAAATCTGATTTTACGGCGGTGTTTGAAGATTATAAAAGTTTGGGCGGCGAAGTAACCCAGGCGTTGGGAGAATTGGAAAGTATGCTGATAGAAGCGGAAAAATCAATGCCGAAAGAGGCGGAAAAGGTTTTGGAATTCGTTGAAGAAACGCCGGTTATTAAAGTGGTGGCGGTGATGCTCCGCCATGCCGCGGAAGGAAACGCTTCTGATATCCACATTGAACCCCAGCGCGATCATTTAAGAATAAGATTCAGAGTGGACGGCATTCTTCATACAAGTTTAGTTTTACCTCTTAAGGTTCATGAGGCGATCGTTTCCCGCATTAAAATTTTAACCAATATGCAGCTTGACGAGAAACGGAAGCCGCAAGACGGCCGGTTTTCCGCCAGTATTGAGAAAAGGCAAATTGATTTTAGAGTTTCCACTTTCCCCACTTTTTTCGGAGAAAAAGTCGTTATCAGGATTTTGGATGTTGAAAAAGGAATAAAAACGCTTGAGGAAGCCGGATTTTCAGGAAATAATCTGGCAGAAATTAAAAAGGCGCTTGATCGCCCTTACGGATTGATTTTAATTACCGGTCCGACCGGTTCGGGTAAAACCACCACGCTTTACGCGATGCTTCAGATTTTAAATGAAGAGGGAAGTAATGTGGTAAGTTTGGAAGATCCGGTGGAATATAACGTGGAAGGAGTCAATCAATCCCAAGTAAAGCCGGAGATCAGTTATAATTTTGCCAATGGCTTGCGTTCAATTTTACGCCAAGATCCGGATGTGATTATGGTGGGCGAAATAAGAGATAAAGAGACAGCCCAGCTGGCTATTCATGCGGCTTTAACCGGCCATTTGGTTCTTTCCACTTTGCATACCAATTCGGCCACGGGCGTGATTCCTCGTTTGATTGATATGGGCGTTGATTCTTATTTAATCGCTCCTACTCTTGTTTTAGCGATGGCTCAAAGGTTATCCAGAACTCTCTGTCCGGAATCGCGGAAAGAAATTCCGGCTGCCGGAAAAATAAAAGAAATTCTGGAAAAAGAAATGGCGGAAATTCCTTTGGAAATTAAGAAGAGCATAAAAATACCTTCAAAAATTTATCAAGCAATGCCTTCTGCTTCTTGCCCTAAAGGCACGAAGGGACGCATCGCGATCAGCGAAGTTATCGCGATGACGCCGGCGCTGGAAAAAGCCATTCTTTCTGACCCGACTGAACCTAATATTATGAAAGCGGCGCGCCAGCAGGGAATGATTAAAATGCGCGAAGACGGAATTTTAAAGGTTTTGGAAGGAAAAATCGGGCTTGAAGAATTAACGGAAATTATTTAA
- a CDS encoding type II secretion system protein, whose protein sequence is MKIRKKLGFTILEILVVLAIGALILSFVFWGYRDLKAKSRDSRREHDIKEIQNSLVLYVNEAGVFPCTGEGEIIIGVNSCLKDALLGIGVIPALPIDPLGGASGSCGNPASYVYCYQSLENGFNYQIRYNLETDSILGKAKGLQSVSP, encoded by the coding sequence ATGAAAATAAGAAAAAAATTAGGGTTTACGATTTTGGAAATTTTGGTTGTTTTGGCGATCGGCGCTTTAATTCTTTCTTTTGTTTTTTGGGGCTATCGCGATCTTAAAGCCAAAAGCCGCGATTCCAGAAGAGAACATGATATTAAAGAAATTCAAAATTCCCTTGTTCTTTACGTGAATGAGGCCGGTGTTTTTCCTTGTACTGGAGAAGGAGAAATAATTATCGGCGTTAATTCTTGTTTAAAAGACGCGCTTTTGGGAATCGGCGTTATTCCCGCTTTACCCATTGATCCTTTAGGAGGCGCCAGCGGCAGTTGCGGCAATCCTGCTTCTTACGTTTATTGTTATCAATCTTTGGAAAATGGCTTTAATTATCAAATAAGATATAATTTAGAGACCGACAGCATTTTAGGCAAAGCAAAAGGCCTTCAAAGCGTATCGCCTTAA
- a CDS encoding PilT/PilU family type 4a pilus ATPase → MKDYQKELTELIMIMVKESASDLHISVGRHPTIRVAGELIPLVKRPVLTPEDTAGLIFTMLNESRQKELFEKREIDFSYNFQDKVRFRVNAFYQKGFLGIALRFISVGIKDVKSLNLPETLLSFTGKGQGFFLAVGPTGHGKSTTLASMIDVINHERAEHIITVEDPIEYIFIQDKSIIDQREVQSDTHDFKRALRSMFREDVNVAMIGEMRDYETISAAVTAAETGHLIFSSLHTNNAAQTIDRILDSFPPTQQNQIRSQLASTIIGIFSQRLVPRVSGGLIPAYELLIANHAVRNLIRENKVHEIDMVIETSSDLGMVSFNRSLVELVRQGEITMENALAYSLNPSGLQALSK, encoded by the coding sequence ATGAAAGATTATCAAAAAGAATTAACGGAACTGATAATGATAATGGTTAAAGAGAGCGCTTCCGACCTCCATATTTCAGTGGGGCGCCATCCGACGATCAGAGTCGCCGGCGAGCTTATTCCGCTTGTTAAAAGGCCGGTGTTGACTCCGGAAGACACCGCGGGGCTGATTTTTACGATGCTTAATGAAAGCCGGCAAAAAGAACTTTTTGAAAAAAGAGAGATTGATTTTTCCTATAATTTTCAAGATAAAGTAAGATTTCGGGTCAATGCTTTTTATCAGAAAGGTTTCTTGGGAATAGCTTTGCGGTTTATTTCTGTGGGAATTAAAGATGTTAAATCTCTTAATTTGCCGGAAACGCTTTTATCTTTTACCGGAAAAGGGCAGGGTTTTTTTCTGGCGGTCGGCCCGACCGGCCACGGCAAATCCACGACTTTGGCCAGTATGATTGATGTCATTAATCATGAAAGAGCCGAGCATATTATCACGGTGGAAGACCCCATAGAATACATATTTATTCAGGACAAATCAATCATTGACCAGCGTGAAGTCCAAAGTGACACTCATGATTTCAAGCGCGCTTTAAGGTCAATGTTCAGGGAAGACGTTAATGTGGCAATGATCGGCGAAATGCGCGATTACGAAACCATTTCCGCCGCGGTCACCGCCGCGGAAACCGGCCATCTTATTTTTTCTTCCCTCCACACCAATAATGCCGCTCAAACTATTGATCGCATTCTTGATTCTTTTCCGCCCACCCAGCAAAATCAGATTCGTTCCCAGCTGGCCAGCACCATTATCGGAATTTTTTCCCAACGTTTGGTCCCGCGGGTTTCCGGCGGCCTTATTCCGGCTTACGAACTTTTGATCGCCAATCATGCTGTTCGAAATTTAATTCGGGAAAATAAAGTCCATGAAATTGATATGGTGATTGAAACCAGCTCTGATCTGGGAATGGTAAGTTTTAACCGTTCTTTGGTGGAATTGGTCAGGCAGGGAGAAATTACCATGGAAAACGCGCTGGCTTATTCTTTGAATCCTTCCGGCTTGCAAGCGTTGTCAAAATAA
- a CDS encoding type II secretion system F family protein translates to MLFNYQARTPQGEIKSGNIDAASTEGALASLQRRNLIVISLESVEKSTPWYKRGITLFERVKMRDVVIISRQLSTLFEAKVPVVESLKVLVSETASPVLKKRLAAILEDIESGTSISEALGKYPEIFSKFYVNMVKSGEESGKLNEVFSYLADYLERSYDLTVKARNAFIYPAFVLTVFTVVMILMLVMVIPRLSTILTETGQSLPFYTKIIIAFSNFLRNFGILLLVFLAIGVIFLWRYLQTGAGKMAFSRFQLSIPIAGELYKKFYLARIADNLQTLLASGVPVVRALEITSDVVGNEVYAEILKETISMVKSGSPISEAFSRYEEVPLLISQSVKIGEETGKLDFILSTMARFYRREVDNAVDNIVSLIEPVMIVLLGLGVGVLVAAILVPIYNISTGF, encoded by the coding sequence ATGCTTTTTAATTATCAAGCCCGCACTCCGCAAGGGGAAATAAAATCAGGCAATATTGACGCCGCTTCCACGGAAGGCGCTCTCGCTTCTCTTCAACGCCGAAATCTTATCGTGATTTCTTTGGAGTCGGTTGAAAAATCAACGCCTTGGTATAAAAGAGGCATTACTTTGTTTGAACGCGTTAAGATGCGCGATGTGGTTATTATTTCCCGCCAGCTTTCCACGCTTTTTGAAGCCAAGGTGCCGGTGGTGGAATCTTTAAAAGTTCTTGTTTCTGAAACCGCCAGTCCGGTTTTAAAGAAACGTTTAGCCGCGATTTTGGAAGACATTGAAAGCGGCACTTCTATTTCCGAAGCTTTAGGCAAGTATCCTGAAATTTTTTCAAAATTTTACGTTAATATGGTTAAATCCGGAGAAGAATCCGGAAAACTAAACGAGGTTTTTTCTTATTTAGCCGATTATCTGGAACGTTCATATGATTTGACCGTTAAAGCCAGAAACGCTTTTATTTATCCGGCTTTCGTTTTAACGGTTTTTACGGTCGTGATGATTTTAATGTTGGTTATGGTGATTCCGCGGCTTTCAACTATTCTGACCGAAACCGGCCAATCCCTTCCTTTTTACACAAAAATTATTATCGCTTTCAGCAATTTTTTAAGAAATTTCGGCATTTTACTTTTAGTTTTTTTGGCAATCGGCGTTATTTTTCTCTGGCGCTATCTTCAGACCGGCGCGGGTAAAATGGCTTTTTCCCGTTTTCAACTGTCTATTCCGATTGCCGGTGAGCTTTATAAAAAATTTTATTTGGCAAGAATAGCCGATAATCTGCAAACTCTTTTGGCGAGCGGGGTTCCCGTGGTGCGCGCTTTGGAAATTACTTCCGATGTGGTGGGCAACGAAGTTTACGCGGAAATTTTAAAAGAAACTATTTCTATGGTTAAATCCGGCAGTCCGATTTCCGAGGCGTTTTCTCGTTATGAAGAAGTTCCTTTATTGATTTCCCAATCCGTAAAAATCGGCGAAGAAACCGGCAAGCTGGATTTTATTTTAAGCACAATGGCGCGTTTTTACCGCCGGGAAGTGGATAATGCTGTAGATAATATCGTCAGTTTAATTGAGCCGGTGATGATCGTGCTTTTAGGTTTGGGAGTCGGCGTTTTGGTGGCTGCGATTCTTGTTCCAATTTATAACATTTCAACGGGATTCTAA
- a CDS encoding type II secretion system protein — translation MFLRKNKGFTLIELLVVIAIIGILASVVLASLNSARKKGRDARRVADIKQIQLALELYFDANKEYPDALSGKLNPTYLPAVPDDPLSGAYFYDAYTTSTNPPVAGDDCTEASEMCLSYHLGADLEENTNPALNADMDADGNTIDGPDADGCADAAGRYCYDVRP, via the coding sequence ATGTTTTTAAGAAAAAATAAAGGTTTTACGTTGATTGAGCTTTTAGTGGTGATTGCCATTATCGGCATTTTGGCTTCGGTGGTGCTCGCTTCCTTGAATAGCGCGCGCAAGAAAGGCCGCGACGCCCGCCGGGTGGCGGATATCAAACAAATTCAGCTTGCTTTAGAGTTGTATTTTGACGCCAATAAGGAGTATCCGGACGCTCTTAGCGGAAAATTAAATCCCACTTATTTGCCGGCCGTGCCTGATGATCCTTTGAGTGGCGCTTATTTTTATGACGCTTACACTACTTCCACCAATCCTCCGGTGGCGGGAGACGATTGCACGGAAGCCAGCGAGATGTGCCTTTCTTATCATTTAGGCGCTGATCTTGAAGAAAATACCAATCCGGCTTTAAACGCGGATATGGATGCGGACGGAAATACGATTGACGGGCCGGATGCGGATGGATGCGCTGATGCGGCCGGACGTTATTGCTATGATGTTAGGCCATAA